The following proteins are encoded in a genomic region of Ictalurus furcatus strain D&B chromosome 6, Billie_1.0, whole genome shotgun sequence:
- the tmem41aa gene encoding transmembrane protein 41A-A isoform X1, with product MARPLVSHFLVECCRNHALRSGFRRCRFNFYFISVLSGLLSPSCTAAHQTKPSGRGGRPRRREGNYRELKQMARLLRFYKLQHGGFVLLLFSSAYLYKQAFAIPGSSLLNILAGALFGPWLGLVLCCVLTTVGASMCFLLSQFFGKQHIVRFFPDRVAQLQRKVEENQSSLFFFLLFLRLFPMSPNWFLNMSSPIVNIPLAYFSLSVLIGLMPYNLVCVQTGVVLSDLSSLDDVLSWSVVLKLLLIACAALLPSALIHRYRNTHTAYTHPEHKDR from the exons ATGGCTCGCCCCCTTGTTTCACACTTCCTGGTTGAGTGTTGCCGGAACCATGCGCTCCGTTCTGGGTTTAGGAGGTGTCGTTTTAATTTCTACTTTATATCTGTATTGTCTGGCCTCTTATCTCCCTCCTGTACCGCGGCTCATCAAACAAAACCGAGTGGAAGGGGAGGGAGACCCCGGAGGAGAGAGGGAAATTATCGG GAGTTAAAGCAGATGGCCAGGTTGTTACGGTTCTATAAGCTGCAACACGGTGGCTTCGTCCTGCTCCTTTTCTCCAGTGCTTACCTGTACAAACAGGCCTTCGCCATCCCAGGGTCATCGCTACtg aacATACTGGCAGGGGCGCTGTTTGGACCCTGGCTGGGTCTGGTGCTGTGCTGTGTTCTCACCACTGTAGGAGCCTCAATGTGTTTCCTGCTGTCACAGTTTTTCGGCAAGCAGCACATCGTCCGCTTTTTCCCAGACAGAGTCGCCCAGCTGCAGAGAAAG gtggaggAGAACCAGAGCAGTTTGTTCTTCTTCCTGTTGTTCCTGCGTTTGTTCCCCATGAGTCCAAACTGGTTCCTCAACATGAGTTCTCCGATCGTCAACATCCCGCTTGCATacttctccctctctgttctcATCG gtctgaTGCCATATAACCTGGTGTGTGTACAGACAGGCGTGGTCCTGTCTGACCTGTCGTCTCTGGATGACGTGTTGTCATGGAGTGTGGTGCTGAAGCTGCTGCTCATCGCCTGCGCTGCCCTGCTGCCATCCGCACTCATCCATCGctatagaaacacacacacagcatacacacaccCGGAGCACAAAGATCGCTGA
- the tmem41aa gene encoding transmembrane protein 41A-A isoform X2 → MRSVLGLGGVVLISTLYLYCLASYLPPVPRLIKQNRVEGEGDPGGEREIIGLKFPSDLQELKQMARLLRFYKLQHGGFVLLLFSSAYLYKQAFAIPGSSLLNILAGALFGPWLGLVLCCVLTTVGASMCFLLSQFFGKQHIVRFFPDRVAQLQRKVEENQSSLFFFLLFLRLFPMSPNWFLNMSSPIVNIPLAYFSLSVLIGLMPYNLVCVQTGVVLSDLSSLDDVLSWSVVLKLLLIACAALLPSALIHRYRNTHTAYTHPEHKDR, encoded by the exons ATGCGCTCCGTTCTGGGTTTAGGAGGTGTCGTTTTAATTTCTACTTTATATCTGTATTGTCTGGCCTCTTATCTCCCTCCTGTACCGCGGCTCATCAAACAAAACCGAGTGGAAGGGGAGGGAGACCCCGGAGGAGAGAGGGAAATTATCGG cttgAAGTTCCCGTCCGATCTGCAGGAGTTAAAGCAGATGGCCAGGTTGTTACGGTTCTATAAGCTGCAACACGGTGGCTTCGTCCTGCTCCTTTTCTCCAGTGCTTACCTGTACAAACAGGCCTTCGCCATCCCAGGGTCATCGCTACtg aacATACTGGCAGGGGCGCTGTTTGGACCCTGGCTGGGTCTGGTGCTGTGCTGTGTTCTCACCACTGTAGGAGCCTCAATGTGTTTCCTGCTGTCACAGTTTTTCGGCAAGCAGCACATCGTCCGCTTTTTCCCAGACAGAGTCGCCCAGCTGCAGAGAAAG gtggaggAGAACCAGAGCAGTTTGTTCTTCTTCCTGTTGTTCCTGCGTTTGTTCCCCATGAGTCCAAACTGGTTCCTCAACATGAGTTCTCCGATCGTCAACATCCCGCTTGCATacttctccctctctgttctcATCG gtctgaTGCCATATAACCTGGTGTGTGTACAGACAGGCGTGGTCCTGTCTGACCTGTCGTCTCTGGATGACGTGTTGTCATGGAGTGTGGTGCTGAAGCTGCTGCTCATCGCCTGCGCTGCCCTGCTGCCATCCGCACTCATCCATCGctatagaaacacacacacagcatacacacaccCGGAGCACAAAGATCGCTGA